Below is a window of Frigoribacterium sp. SL97 DNA.
GCGGTGGCGGCGGTGAGGGCCTCGACGAGCGGGGTCGTCGGACGGCCGATCAGGCGGGCGAGGTCGCCGCTCGTGTCGGCGAGCAGCCCGTCGCGGATGTTCCCGTCGAGCGCGACGACGAAGCCGACCGTGCCCTCGTCCAGGCCGAAGCCGCGCAGGCGCTCGGCGTGCTGCTCGGGCGTGAGCGACTCGTAGCGGACGGGTCGGCCCGTGACGGTCGTGAGCGCCTCGGCGAACTCGTCGAAGTCCCAGGCGTGGTCGCCGGACAGCTCGAAGGTGCGACCGGCGGTCGACTCGTCGAGGGCCGCGACCGCGGCGGCCTCGGCGTAGTCCCGACGGCTGGCGCTGGCGAGACGGCCCGCCCCCACGCTCGCGGCGACCACGCCGGAGTCGCGGGCGGTGGCGATCTCGCCGACGTAGTTCTCGGTGTACCAGCCGTTCCGCAGCAGCGTGACGGGCACGCCGGAGGCGGCGAGGTGCTCCTCGGTCGCCTTGTGCTCGGGCGCGAGGATCAGGGGCGAGGTCGAGGCCGCGAGGACGCTCGTGTAGACCATGCGG
It encodes the following:
- a CDS encoding NAD(P)H-binding protein, with product MSTIVTAASGQLGRLVVESLLARGAAPDSVIATSRDVSKLADLAERGVRTAELDYTRPDTIAAVIDAGDVVVLISSDAVGQRVPQHAAVIDAAKAAGAARMVYTSVLAASTSPLILAPEHKATEEHLAASGVPVTLLRNGWYTENYVGEIATARDSGVVAASVGAGRLASASRRDYAEAAAVAALDESTAGRTFELSGDHAWDFDEFAEALTTVTGRPVRYESLTPEQHAERLRGFGLDEGTVGFVVALDGNIRDGLLADTSGDLARLIGRPTTPLVEALTAATA